From Leptolyngbya sp. KIOST-1, one genomic window encodes:
- the argS gene encoding arginine--tRNA ligase, which translates to MKSTLAQLTARFDQALVAAFGPDLAGTDPMLVPTSNPKFGDYQANLAMSLAKPLKQKPRDIASQIVEKLDLSDLFEPPEIAGPGFINLRFKTEYLEDQLRAMQADPRLGVEPVKMPQKVIVDFSSPNIAKEMHVGHLRSTIIGDSIARVQEFMGHDVLRLNHVGDWGTQFGMLITHLREACPEALEAGSSVDIGDLVAFYKQAKKRFDEDDDFKTRSREAVVELQAGDAIATQAWQALCEQSRQEFQTIYDRLDIDIKERGESFYNPLLADVVRDLEALGLLVEDQGAKVVFVEGFTNKDGDPLPLIIQKTDGGYNYATTDLAAIRYRTQQDGAERVLYVVDAGQGNHFAQVFQVAAKAGWLPAGVEFTHVPFGVVQGEDGKKFKTRSGDTIKLKDLLDEAVSRARADLTARIETEGRQETDAFVQQVAETVGIGAVKYADLSQNRTSNYIFSFDKMLALQGNTAPYMLYAYVRVQGIARKGGIDLDNLPAEARIHLEDDSEFALARHLLQLDEVLGEVAQDLYPNRLCQYLFELSQKFNQFYDRCSVLQAAEPQRTSRLLLCDLTAKTLKLGLSLLGIRVLERM; encoded by the coding sequence ATGAAGTCTACACTGGCACAGCTCACCGCTCGGTTCGACCAGGCACTGGTTGCCGCCTTTGGCCCAGACCTGGCGGGCACCGACCCTATGCTGGTGCCCACCAGCAACCCCAAGTTTGGCGACTACCAGGCCAACCTGGCCATGTCCCTGGCCAAGCCGCTCAAGCAAAAACCCCGCGATATTGCCAGCCAGATCGTCGAAAAGCTCGACCTCAGCGATCTCTTCGAGCCGCCTGAAATTGCTGGCCCCGGCTTTATTAACCTGCGATTCAAAACCGAGTACCTGGAAGACCAGCTGCGCGCCATGCAGGCCGACCCGCGCCTGGGGGTAGAGCCGGTCAAGATGCCCCAGAAAGTGATTGTAGATTTCTCCAGCCCCAACATTGCCAAAGAAATGCATGTGGGGCACCTGCGCTCCACCATCATCGGCGACTCCATTGCCCGGGTGCAGGAGTTCATGGGTCACGACGTGCTCAGGCTCAACCACGTGGGCGACTGGGGCACCCAGTTTGGCATGCTGATCACCCACCTCCGAGAAGCCTGCCCCGAGGCGCTGGAGGCGGGTTCATCGGTCGATATTGGCGACCTGGTGGCCTTCTACAAGCAGGCCAAAAAACGCTTCGATGAGGACGACGATTTCAAAACCCGCTCCCGCGAGGCCGTGGTGGAGTTGCAGGCGGGGGATGCGATCGCCACCCAAGCCTGGCAAGCCCTCTGCGAACAGTCGCGCCAGGAATTTCAAACCATCTACGATCGCCTCGATATCGATATTAAAGAACGAGGTGAATCCTTCTATAACCCTTTGCTGGCCGACGTGGTGAGGGATCTGGAAGCCCTGGGCCTGTTAGTAGAGGATCAGGGAGCCAAGGTGGTCTTTGTCGAGGGCTTTACCAACAAAGACGGCGACCCGCTGCCGCTGATCATCCAAAAAACCGACGGCGGCTACAACTACGCCACCACCGACCTGGCCGCCATTCGCTACCGCACCCAGCAGGACGGCGCAGAGCGCGTGCTCTACGTCGTGGATGCGGGCCAGGGCAACCACTTTGCCCAGGTCTTCCAGGTGGCGGCAAAGGCGGGGTGGCTTCCGGCGGGGGTCGAGTTTACCCACGTGCCCTTTGGCGTCGTGCAGGGGGAGGACGGCAAAAAATTCAAAACCCGTTCCGGTGACACCATCAAGCTCAAGGACTTGCTGGATGAGGCGGTCAGTCGCGCCCGCGCCGACCTCACAGCCCGCATCGAAACGGAAGGGCGGCAGGAAACCGATGCTTTTGTGCAGCAGGTGGCCGAGACCGTAGGCATCGGCGCGGTCAAGTACGCCGACCTGAGCCAAAACCGTACCAGCAACTATATCTTTAGCTTCGACAAAATGCTGGCCCTGCAGGGCAATACCGCCCCCTACATGCTCTACGCCTACGTGCGGGTGCAGGGCATCGCCCGCAAAGGGGGAATTGACTTAGACAATCTCCCTGCCGAGGCCCGCATCCACCTCGAAGACGACAGCGAGTTTGCCCTGGCCCGCCACCTGCTGCAGCTCGACGAGGTGCTGGGCGAGGTAGCTCAGGATCTCTACCCCAACCGTCTATGCCAGTACCTGTTTGAGCTGAGCCAAAAGTTCAATCAGTTCTACGATCGCTGCTCGGTGCTCCAGGCGGCAGAACCCCAGCGCACCTCTCGGCTACTGCTCTGCGACCTTACCGCAAAAACCCTGAAGCTGGGTCTGTCGCTGCTGGGCATTCGCGTGTTGGAGCGCATGTAA
- a CDS encoding cupin domain-containing protein: MARPHPLLTAAAISAMAESTFTHPLNPRAIRHGRSLGDAIAFEYIGVHLVRVEPGHDSTQYHRHQAEEEFIYILSGRGLAEIGDETFEVGPGDFMGFVAGGLAHSLSNPFGEDLVYLVGGMRLEFDICDYPKVNTRLYRRGEQREYVELGE, encoded by the coding sequence ATGGCTCGTCCTCACCCGCTCTTAACCGCTGCCGCCATCAGCGCCATGGCTGAATCCACCTTTACCCACCCTCTCAATCCTAGAGCAATCCGCCACGGTAGGTCGCTGGGAGATGCGATCGCCTTTGAGTACATCGGCGTCCATCTGGTGCGGGTGGAGCCGGGCCACGACTCGACCCAGTACCACCGCCACCAGGCCGAGGAGGAGTTTATCTACATCCTCAGCGGGCGGGGGCTGGCGGAGATTGGCGATGAGACGTTTGAGGTTGGCCCCGGCGATTTTATGGGTTTTGTGGCGGGTGGGTTGGCCCACAGCCTCAGCAATCCCTTTGGGGAGGATCTAGTTTACCTGGTGGGGGGCATGCGGCTGGAGTTTGATATTTGTGATTACCCAAAGGTGAATACTCGGCTGTATCGCCGGGGAGAACAGCGGGAGTATGTGGAGCTGGGAGAATGA
- a CDS encoding DUF429 domain-containing protein, whose protein sequence is MSDRTPYHCFLGVDLGWQSGPTGLCCLTMADDALELVALDRLQSTADILAWIDRWAEGSTNAVVAVDAPTLIPNETGMRLPDRLAHKYFGRYDAGCYPANRGRPFAEKLIAFGLALEALGFQHRPHSDAQPQGRFQLEVFPHPATVHLFGLSKILKYKKGTLAQRRPELEKLRQYQLDVLPTLEPALPLEDADLPEIPLTGAAMKAVEDQLDSLTCAYAAAHWWVWGLERNWVLGDVSEGYIVVPAPNEYAKLSQ, encoded by the coding sequence ATGAGCGATCGCACCCCCTACCACTGCTTTCTTGGCGTTGATCTGGGCTGGCAGAGTGGCCCTACGGGGCTGTGCTGCCTGACTATGGCCGACGATGCGCTGGAGCTGGTCGCCCTCGATCGCCTCCAGAGTACCGCCGACATCCTGGCCTGGATCGATCGCTGGGCGGAGGGGTCTACCAATGCCGTGGTGGCTGTGGATGCGCCAACGCTGATTCCTAACGAGACCGGGATGCGCCTGCCCGATCGCCTGGCCCACAAGTACTTTGGCCGCTACGACGCGGGCTGCTACCCCGCCAACCGGGGCCGCCCCTTTGCCGAGAAGCTGATTGCCTTTGGCCTGGCGCTGGAGGCGCTGGGTTTTCAGCACCGGCCCCACAGCGACGCCCAACCCCAGGGGCGATTTCAGCTGGAGGTGTTTCCCCACCCGGCAACGGTGCACCTGTTTGGTCTGAGCAAAATTCTGAAATACAAGAAAGGCACCCTGGCCCAGCGTCGTCCGGAGTTGGAAAAACTGCGGCAGTACCAGCTCGATGTGTTGCCGACCCTGGAGCCTGCTCTGCCTCTGGAGGACGCTGATCTGCCCGAGATTCCCCTCACCGGGGCGGCGATGAAGGCGGTGGAAGACCAGCTGGATAGCCTCACCTGCGCCTACGCGGCGGCCCACTGGTGGGTTTGGGGTCTAGAGCGAAACTGGGTGCTGGGCGATGTTAGCGAGGGATACATCGTGGTGCCTGCTCCGAATGAATACGCAAAGTTAAGCCAATAG
- a CDS encoding DUF4160 domain-containing protein: MNYNDHAPPHVHVKYQNDYGSYRIEIKSHRWMKPGKPLPPKLKQLIEAWVETHEEALMDQWQRAMQNETVEIVG, from the coding sequence ATGAACTACAACGATCATGCACCGCCCCATGTCCATGTCAAATACCAAAACGATTACGGCAGCTATCGCATTGAGATTAAGTCTCATCGGTGGATGAAACCTGGCAAACCGTTGCCGCCAAAGCTAAAGCAGTTGATTGAAGCTTGGGTAGAAACCCATGAAGAGGCGTTGATGGATCAGTGGCAGCGAGCGATGCAAAACGAGACAGTCGAAATTGTGGGTTAA